ACCAGATTCGTTTCCTCTTTATTCTTTTCCTGCGGACAAGATGTTCTTCTCAAAACAGCTTTGACTCTCGCGATAAGTTCTTTGACGCTGAAGGGTTTTACGATGTAATCGTCCGCCCCGAGTTCGAGACCCAGAACCCTGTCTGTTTCTGAATCCTTTGCCGTCAGCATAATAATGGGGATGTTCTTTTTTTCAGGAGATGCCTTGATTATTTTGCATATTTCTATTCCGGTATATCCGGGCAGCATGAGATCGAGAATGATTAGATCTGCGTTGTTTTCCGATATGTGTCTGATGAAAGCAGCCCCGTCTGAAAAAGATTCTGTCAAGAAATTCTCTTTGTGAAGGCTGTATGATAACAATTCGACTATATCAGGTTCATCGTCGACGATCGCTATCTTTTTTTTGACAGACACTCCGCCTCCTGTATAATCCATTTATGATTGCTTCGTTTGAGTATACATTATATATAATGCATTGATAAACATAATTTTTAGGAGGTCCCGATGTGGATAACATGGGCTTGGCTTATTTTTGCCGCAGTGTTTATCGTAGGTGAGATTTTTACTGCGGGTTTCTTTCTTATCTGTTTTGGAATAGGCGCCGCCGCCGCGGGTATCGTTTCGATGATAGAAGTTCATCCTCTCTGGCAATGGGTCGCTTTTGTTTTACTTTCAGCTGTTTCGTTCGCTTTTGCCAGGAAATTTTCCGACAAAGTCACAAAAAAACAGCCCCGTGGGGTAGGAGCCGACAGGCTTATTGGAATGAAAGGCGTGGTGACTGAAAAAATAATAAATCATGAAAACAGCGGTTTCGTAAGGGTAGAAAACGAGATTTGGAAAGCATCTGCTGAGTCAGACGAAGAAATTGATAAAGATGTCGAAATTGAGGTGGTTGAAAAAAAGGGTGTTCATTTAATTGTAAGAAAAACAAAGAAAGGAGTCTGAGATGAATATGCTTCCATTGATAATTTTCCTGGCTGTAATAATTTTCTTTTTCGCGGCTACTTCTCTAAAGATTGT
This window of the candidate division WOR-3 bacterium genome carries:
- a CDS encoding NfeD family protein, encoding MWITWAWLIFAAVFIVGEIFTAGFFLICFGIGAAAAGIVSMIEVHPLWQWVAFVLLSAVSFAFARKFSDKVTKKQPRGVGADRLIGMKGVVTEKIINHENSGFVRVENEIWKASAESDEEIDKDVEIEVVEKKGVHLIVRKTKKGV
- a CDS encoding response regulator transcription factor, which translates into the protein MDYTGGGVSVKKKIAIVDDEPDIVELLSYSLHKENFLTESFSDGAAFIRHISENNADLIILDLMLPGYTGIEICKIIKASPEKKNIPIIMLTAKDSETDRVLGLELGADDYIVKPFSVKELIARVKAVLRRTSCPQEKNKEETNLVKYKELVIDRDKFSIKVCGKTADLTFTEFKILEILVSKPDRVFSREVLLEKLWGSEKIVIDRTIDVHVVKIREKIGKYGKFIKAVRGVGYKFEAF